A genomic region of Aspergillus oryzae RIB40 DNA, chromosome 1 contains the following coding sequences:
- a CDS encoding putative acyl-CoA:6-aminopenicillanic-acid-acyltransferase (predicted protein) — protein sequence MHVEAPELPKLVLRGTPKEIGLQHGYRLQEQIKSQLGIYEEMFEYTTKMDWPTVLKLAEEFRAPLERKTPSLYLEMQGIAEGAGVGILDIVALNCRSEISFGSFSDGCTSLSWKKNENARVLAQNWDWTTSVQKNLALMDIEISGKPRICMVTEAGIIGKIGFNSAGVGTCLNAIKARPCVSSKVPIHIALRLCLESTSVASALQTIASLGGVASSQHILIADSTTSLGLELSPLGDVHLKEDEDGFIMHTNHFIENKNVKEPSWIKGSPARLERAQQLAHELVNNGIKGDLITPSLLREQVFSDTCNAPQSICAQEDPSTHHTRRTSTLFNIVMNLDKQDLGAEVVVGQPGSGKESPVIKMPWM from the exons ATGCATGTCGAAGCTCCGGAGCTCCCTAAGCTAGTCTTAAGGGGTACCCCCAAAGAG ATTGGTCTCCAGCATGGCTACCGCCTGCAGGAGCAAATCAAGTCCCAACTAGGCATCTATGAAGAGATGTTCGAGTACACTACCAAAATGGACTGGCCGACTGTTCTCAAGCTTGCGGAGGAATTCCGGGCCCCCCTGGAACGCAAAACACCTAGTTTGTACCTCGAGATGCAGGGCATAGCCGAAGGAGCAGGGGTGGGTATCCTGGACATTGTAGCGTTGAACTGTCGGAGTGAAATATCGTTTGGAAGCTTCTCAGATGGATGCACGAGTCTTTCGtggaaaaaaaatgaaaacgCACGAGTTTTGGCACAGAACTGGGATTGGACTACCAGCGTTCAGAAGAATCTAGCATTGATGGATATTGAGATCTCTGGGAAGCCGAGGATCTGCATGGTCACTGAG GCAGGTATTATAGGAAAGATTGGATTCAATAGCGCTGGAGTCGGAACTTGCCTTAACGCTATTAAAGCTCGACCATGCGTTAGCTCCAAGGTGCCGATCCATATAGCTCTCCGCTTATGTTTGGAAAGCACATCCGTTGCGAGTGCATTACAGACGATCGCATCTCTGGGAGGTGTAGCTTCGAGCCAACATATCTTGATTGCCGACAGCACAACATCCCTTGGCCTGGAGCTCTCGCCCTTGGGAGACGTACActtgaaggaagatgaggatggcttTATCATGCATACCAACCATTTTATCGAGAACAAGAATGTGAAGGAGCCCTCATGGATTAAGGGCTCACCTGCCCGTTTAGAAAGAGCTCAGCAGCTCGCCCACGAGTTGGTTAACAACGGCATCAAGGGCGACTTGATCACACCTAGTTTACTACGGGAGCAGGTGTTCTCCGATACCTGCAATGCGCCACAATCCATTTGTGCCCAGGAGGATCCTAGTACTCATCACACAAGGCGCACCTCTACACTGTTCAACATTGTGATGAATCTGGACAAGCAGGATCTGGGGGCGGAAGTTGTCGTTGGTCAGCCGGGCTCTGGCAAGGAAAGTCCCGTTATAAAGATGCCGTGGATGTGA
- a CDS encoding uncharacterized protein (predicted protein) produces the protein MTTGTLLKGVRRTLSTMKRPRNIPFNEKGGSTNQDGRGTIPNTPTQQSGGQNQGVEACSLKRQTTARRDNHSCANSEVQVPAISALYRSELEDSSDDTNIAGGEEVECINEHLRECFCRRCDGDCRNCLHKEEGSC, from the coding sequence ATGACCACTGGTACTCTGCTGAAAGGCGTGCGCCGGACACTCTCGACTATGAAGCGTCCAAGAAACATTCCTTTcaatgagaaaggaggatcTACCAATCAGGATGGCAGAGGAACGATACCCAACACACCAACGCAGCAAAGCGGAGGACAAAACCAGGGAGTGGAGGCCTGTAGCCTCAAGCGCCAGACCACAGCCCGACGAGATAACCACTCTTGTGCAAACTCGGAGGTGCAGGTCCCAGCTATCAGTGCACTCTATCGGTCTGAGTTGGAGGATTCAAGTGACGACACCAACATTgccggaggagaggaagtggaatGTATAAATGAGCACTTGCGGGAATGCTTTTGTCGTCGATGTGATGGTGATTGCCGAAATTGTTTGCATAAAGAAGAGGGGAGTTGCTAA